A DNA window from Pseudoalteromonas spongiae UST010723-006 contains the following coding sequences:
- the ftsL gene encoding cell division protein FtsL — MASKNNTRQPNLFIEITKGLFREKVTLGLLFSIFASAFAVVMVTDASRAEVIKQDTLLQQKDELDLAWGYLVVESEFYAQHARVEDIAKKKLDMKRPERKDEKLVVLP, encoded by the coding sequence GTGGCTAGTAAAAATAATACACGTCAGCCAAACCTGTTTATCGAGATCACTAAGGGACTTTTTAGGGAGAAAGTCACATTGGGGCTGCTTTTTTCTATTTTTGCTTCGGCATTTGCCGTAGTGATGGTTACCGATGCGTCGCGTGCGGAAGTGATCAAACAAGACACGTTATTACAACAAAAAGATGAATTAGATTTGGCGTGGGGCTATTTGGTTGTAGAAAGTGAATTCTACGCACAGCATGCCCGAGTTGAAGATATCGCCAAGAAAAAACTTGATATGAAACGACCAGAACGCAAGGATGAAAAGCTGGTGGTATTACCATGA
- the rsmH gene encoding 16S rRNA (cytosine(1402)-N(4))-methyltransferase RsmH, with protein MSQSQQHISVLLDETIEALDIKPNGIYIDGTFGRGGHSGEILKRLGGQGRLVAIDRDPTAIEAAKKFADDARFQIVHDRFSNIRQVAENLNLLNQVDGILLDIGVSSPQLDEADRGFSFMHDGPLDMRMDPSSGRSAAQWLAEAELEDITFVIKKYGEEKFGRRIATKIIETRDEHPITTTKQLAKLVDEAVPVKDKHKHPATRTFQAIRIYINSELEEITTALQGSLDVLKQDGRLAVISFHSLEDRIVKQFIKKQSKGEAVPRGLPLTDEQLKQNLTLKAIGKAIKPSEQEIARNSRARSSVLRIAKRL; from the coding sequence ATGTCTCAAAGCCAACAGCATATTTCCGTGTTACTCGACGAAACGATCGAGGCTTTAGATATTAAGCCAAACGGTATTTACATCGATGGTACCTTTGGTCGAGGCGGTCATTCGGGCGAAATTCTAAAACGCCTAGGTGGCCAAGGGCGACTCGTTGCGATAGATCGCGACCCAACGGCAATTGAAGCGGCGAAAAAGTTTGCCGATGATGCGCGCTTTCAGATTGTGCATGATCGCTTTTCAAATATCCGCCAGGTAGCTGAAAACCTCAACTTGTTAAATCAGGTTGATGGTATTTTGCTAGATATTGGTGTTTCAAGTCCGCAGCTTGATGAAGCAGACCGTGGTTTTAGCTTTATGCATGATGGTCCACTGGATATGCGTATGGACCCGAGTTCTGGCCGCAGCGCAGCGCAGTGGTTGGCAGAAGCGGAACTAGAAGACATCACTTTTGTTATTAAGAAATATGGTGAAGAAAAATTTGGCCGCCGTATTGCGACCAAAATTATTGAAACGCGCGATGAGCATCCAATCACAACGACTAAGCAACTTGCAAAGTTAGTTGATGAAGCAGTACCAGTAAAAGATAAGCACAAGCATCCAGCAACACGTACGTTTCAGGCAATTCGAATTTATATCAACAGCGAGCTTGAAGAAATCACCACAGCTTTACAAGGCTCGCTTGATGTACTTAAGCAAGATGGCCGTTTAGCGGTAATTTCGTTCCATTCACTCGAAGATCGCATTGTTAAGCAATTTATTAAAAAGCAAAGCAAAGGCGAAGCAGTACCGCGAGGCCTTCCGCTTACTGATGAACAGTTAAAACAAAACCTAACGTTAAAAGCGATAGGTAAGGCTATTAAACCGAGCGAGCAAGAAATAGCTCGCAATAGCCGTGCGCGCAGCTCCGTACTTAGGATCGCTAAGAGGTTGTAG